The Streptomyces sp. NBC_00459 DNA segment CCTTCCAGCAGCGGCCGGTGAGCCGTACGGTCTGCGCGGGCCCGGCCTCGACCGAGGAGCCGTCGCTGTCGAGGTCCCACCAGCGGTCGCACTCGATGTGCAGACGTACGCGGTCGGCGGCCACGAAGGGGTTGTGGCAGTAGGCGGTCACCTGGGAGCCGGTGACCCGGGTGTGGCAGGTGGAGCCGAAGGGCTCGGGCCGCTCCTGTCGTCGTCCCTCCACGCGTGTGTGCGGAACGGCTTCGTACGGAAGGCCGGCTATGAGAGCGGCGGCGACGAGCAGCGGGGCGAAGCTGCGGGAGAGACGCACAAGGGGGGACCTCCTCGACCGTGCTGGGGAGGGAACGCGAGGTGAACGCGTAATCCAGAGTGCCCAGTTACCCCTCTTCCCCGCCCGATCGGATGGGCCGAACGGGTGACGAGGCACCGACACGCCGAAGGCCCGCGCCGGAACGGGACGCGGGCCCTCGGAATGTCGGCCGAGCCTGTGACGGCAGCGGCAGCGGTCACGCGCCGATCGCGTGCAGCCCGCCGTCCACGTGGATGATCTCGCCGGTGGTCTTCGGGAACCAGTCGCTCAGCAGGGCGACGATGCCGCGGCCGGCCGGCTCCGGGTCCTTGAGGTCCCACTCCAGCGGGGAGCGGTTGTCCCACACGGCGGCCAGCTCACCGAAGCCCGGGATGGACTTGGCGGCCATCGAGGCGAGCGGACCCGCGGAGATGAGGTTGCAGCGGATGTTCTGCTTGCCCAGGTCGCGCGCCACGTAGCGGCTGGTGGCCTCCAGGGCGGCCTTGGCCGGGCCCATCCAGTCGTACTGCGGCCAGGCGTACTGGGCGTCGAAGGTGAGGCCGACGACCGAGCCGCCGTTCTGCATCAGCGGCAGGCAGGCCATGGTGAGCGACTTCAGGGAGTACGCCGAGACGTGCATGGCGGTCGCCACGGACTCGAACGGGGTGTTGAGGAAGTTGCCGCCGAGGGCGTCCTGCGGGGCGAAACCGATGGAGTGGACGACGCCGTCGAGGCCGCCGAGCTCCGCGCCGACGAGGTCGGCCAGGCGGCCCAGGTGCTCCTCGTTCGTGACGTCGAGCTCCAGGACCTTGGTGGGCTTGGGGAGCTTCTTGGCGATGCGCTCGGTCAGCGTGGGCCGCGGGAACGCGGTCAGGATGATCTCGGCGCCCTGCTCCTGGGCCAGCTTGGCGGCGTGGAAGGCGATGGAGGACTCCATCAGCACACCGGAGATCAGGACGCGCTTGCCCTTGAGAATTCCGCTCATGGTGATCAGTGACCCATTCCCAGTCCGCCGTCAACGGGGATGACGGCTCCAGTGATGTACGAGGCGTCGTCCGAGGCGAGGAACCGCACCGTTGCGGCGATCTCCTCCGGCTGCGCGTACCGGCCGAGCGGCACCTGGGCGACGATGCCCGCGCGCTGCTCGTCGGTGAGGACCTTGGTCATGTCGGTGTCGACGAAGCCGGGTGCGACCACGTTGAAGGTGATGTTGCGCGAGCCCAGCTCACGGGCGAGGGAGCGGGCGAACCCGACCAGGCCGGCCTTGGAGGCGGCGTAGTTCGCCTGCCCCGGCGAGCCGTACAGCCCGACGACCGACGAGATCAGGACGACGCGGCCCTTCTTGGCGCGCAGCATCCCGCGGTTGGCCCGCTTGACGACGCGGAAGGTGCCGGTGAGGTTGGTGTCGAGGACGGACGTGAAGTCGTCCTCGGACATGCGCATCAGGAGCTGGTCCTTGGTGACACCGGCGTTGGCGACGAGGACCTCGACCGGGCCGTGCTCGGCCTCGATCTCCTTGTAGGCCTGCTCCACCTGCTCGGTGTCGGTGATGTCGCACTTGACGGCGAGGAAGCCTGCCGGTGGCTCACCGGAACGGTATGTGATGGCGACCTTGTCGCCGGCATCGGCGAACGCGCGGGCGATGGCGAGGCCGATGCCCCGGTTGCCTCCGGTGACGAGAACCGAGCGGCTCAACGGATCACCCTTTCGGTAGCGGTTCAGGACCTGTCCGAACACCCGGGTTGACAGGCTTCTTCTCCGAAAACCTATCGGGCCGTCCAGGCCCGCGGACAATCGGGCACCGACAGTGGCTCACCCCTGGTCCTGTCGGGTCTCTACAGTCGGCGTGCCCGCAGAAGGGTCCGCCGGGCGGCGCCGCGAGCAAGGGACGGGCACGGTTCGGGGCGTGAATCCGGTGGAAGCCGGGGTGTCGGTTCTGCATGATTCACTGCGGGACATACTCATCTCGCCAACGGTGACAAGGGGAGGCCCCTCGTGGCCCATGAAATCGATCCGTCGTTCCTCGCGTTGCCCTTGCGGGCCCTCGCCGATGCCGCCCTGGCACGCGCGCGTGCGCTGGGTGCCGACCACGCGGACTTCCGCTTCGAGCGGGTGCGCAGCGCGTCCTGGCGGCTGCGGGACGCCAAGCCGTCGGGATCGTCGGACACCACGGACCTGGGGTACGCGGTGCGGGTGGTGCACGGCGGAACCTGGGGGTTCGCGTCGGGCGTGGACCTCAGCATGGACGCCGCCGCGAAGGTCGCCTCGCAGGCCGTGGCCATGGCGAAGCTCTCCGCCCAGGTGATCAAGGCTGCGGGGTCCGACGAGCGCGTGGAGCTGGCCGACGAGCCGGTGCACGCCGACAGGACGTGGGTCTCGTCCTACGAGATCGATCCGTTCACCGTGCCCGACGAGGAGAAGGCGGGCCTGCTGGCCGAGTGGAGCGCGCGGCTGCTCGCGGCGAACGGGGTCAACCACGTCGACGCCTCGCTGCTCACGGTGCACGAGAACAAGTTCTACGCCGACACCGCGGGGACCGTCACCACCCAGCAGCGGGTGCGGCTGCACCCGCAGTTCACCGCTGTCTCGGTCGACGAGTCGAGCGGCGAGTTCGACTCGATGCGGACCATCGCGCCGCCCGTCGGGCGCGGCTGGGAGTACCTCACGGGGCGGGGCTGGGACTGGGATTCCGAACTCGAACAGATCCCTGAGCTGCTCGCCGAGAAGATGCGGGCGCCGAGCGTCGAGGCCGGGCTGTACGACCTGGTCGTCGACCCGTCCAACCTGTGGCTGACCATCCACGAGTCCATCGGCCACGCCACCGAGCTGGACCGGGCCCTCGGCTACGAGGCGGCGTACGCGGGCACGTCCTTCGCCACCTTCGACCAGCTCGGCAAGCTCAGGTACGGCTCCGAGCTGATGAACGTGACCGGCGACCGCACCGCCGAACACGGTCTGGCGACCATCGGCTACGACGACGAGGGCGTCGCCGGCCAGTCGTGGGACCTGGTCAAGGGCGGCACCCTCGTGGGGTACCAGCTGGACCGGCGGATCGCGAAGCTGACCGGGTTCGAGCGGTCCAACGGGTGCGCGTACGCCGACTCGCCCGGGCATGTGCCCGTGCAGCGGATGGCCAACGTGTCGTTGCAGCCGGATCCGGGCGGCCTTGCGACCGAGGATCTCATCGGCGGGGTCGACCGCGGGATCTACGTCGTCGGGGACCGGTCCTGGTCCATCGACATGCAGCGCTACAACTTCCAGTTCACCGGGCAGCGGTTCTTCAAGATCGAGAACGGGCGGATCACCGGGCAGCTGCGGGACGTGGCCTACCAGGCGACGACCACCGACTTCTGGGGCTCCATGGCAGCCGTCGGCGGTCCGCAGACGTATGTCCTGGGTGGTGCCTTCAACTGCGGCAAGGCCCAGCCGGGACAGGTCGCGGCCGTGTCCCACGGATGCCCGTCGGCCCTCTTCAAGGGCGTCAACATTCTGAACACCACGCAGGAGGCCGGTCGATGAGCGCCCGTTTGATCAAGCCGCACGAGATCGTCGAGCGGGCCCTCGAACTGTCCCGGGCCGACGGGTGTGTCGTCATCGCCGACGAGGAGTCGACCGCCAACCTGCGCTGGGCGGGCAACGCCCTCACCACCAACGGGGTCACCCGCGGGCGCACGCTCACGGTCGTCGCCACCGTCGCCGGCAAGCAGGGCACGGCCTCCGGCGTCGTCTCCCGCGCTGCCGTCACCGCCGACGAACTGGAGCCGCTGGTACGGGCCGCCGAGGCCGCCGCGCGCGGTGCCGGGCCCGCGGAGGACGCCCAGGCGCTGGTCGGGGGTGTACCGGAGTCCCCGGACTTCACGGACGCGCCCGCCGAGACCTCGTCCGCGGTGTTCGCCGACTTCGCGCCGGCGCTCGGCGAGGCGTTCGCACGCGCGCGTGCGGGCGGCCGGGAGCTGTACGGCTTCGCCAACCACGAACTGGTGTCGAGCTATGTGGGTACGTCGACGGGGCTGCGCCTGCGTCATGACCAGCCCAACGGGACGCTGGAGCTGAACGCCAAGTCCCCGGACCGTACGCGTTCGGCGTGGGCCGGGCGGTCGACGCGGGACTTCAAGGACGTCGATCCGGCCGCCCTCGACGCCGAACTGGCCGTACGTCTCGGCTGGGCGGAGCGGCGGATCGAACTGCCCGCCGGGCGGTACGAGACGCTGCTGCCGCCGACCGCCGTCGCCGACCTGCTGATCTACCAGATGTGGTCGGCGTCCGCGCGGGACGCCGCCGAGGGGCGCACGGTGTTCTCCAAGCCGGGCGGCGGGACACGCATCGGCGAGAGGCTCACCGAGCTGCCGCTGACGCTGCGCAGCGACCCGAACGAGCCGGGCCTGGAGGCCTCCCCCTTCCTGCTCGCCCACTCCTCCGGCGACGACCAGTCGGTGTTCGACAACGGGCTGCCGCTGAGCGCCACGGAGTGGATCCGCGAGGGCGAACTGAACCGGCTGATCACCTCCCGGCACACCGCCGGGCTGACCGGCCTGCCCGTGTCCCCGGCGATCGGCAACATCGTCCTGGACGGGGGCGAGGACAAGTCCCTGGAGGAGATGGTCGCGAACACCGAGCGCGGGCTGCTGCTGACCTGCCTCTGGTACATCCGCGAGGTCGACCCGGCGACCCTGCTGCTGACCGGCCTGACCCGCGACGGGGTGTATCTCATCGAGAACGGCGAGGTCGGCGGGGAGGTCAACAACTTCAGGTTCAACGAGTCGCCGGTGAACCTGCTCGGGCGGGCCGTCGAGGCCGGGCGTACGGAGAAGACGCTGCCCCGGGAGTGGAGCGACTGGTTCACCAGGGCCGCGATGCCGGCTCTGCGGGTGCCGGACTTCAATATGAGCTCTGTCAGTCAGGGCGTATAACCTCGTAGCCGGTAGTCACTCGACTGCCGTACAACTGACTGTACGAAGACCATCCACAAGGAGATACGAGAACCGTGACGGACATCGTCGACGAGCTGAAGTGGCGGGGGCTGTTCGCCCTGTCCACTGACGAGGACGCTTTGCGCAAGGCGCTCGCGGACGGTCCCGTCACGTTCTATTGCGGTTTCGACCCGACCGCGGCCAGTCTGCACGTCGGTCACCTGGTGCAGGTGCTCACCATGCGCCGCCTCCAGCAGGCGGGCCTGCGTCCGCTGGCCCTGGTCGGCGGGGCGACCGGTCAGATCGGCGATCCGCGTCCCACCGCGGAGCGCACGCTGAACGACCCGGAGACGGTCGCGAACTGGGTGAACCGGCTCCGCGCCCAGATCGAGCCGTTCCTGTCCTTCGAGGGCGAGAACGCCGCGGTGATGGTGAACAACCTGGACTGGACGGCCGGTCTGTCGGCCATCGAGTTCCTCCGGGACATCGGCAAGCACTTCCGCGTCAACAAGATGCTGACGAAGGACTCGGTCGCCCGGCGGCTGGAGTCCCAGGAAGGCATCAGCTACACGGAGTTCAGCTACCAGCTCCTCCAGGGCATGGACTTCCTGGAGCTGTACCGGAGGTACGGCTGCACGCTCCAGCAGGGCGGCAGCGACCAGTGGGGCAACCTCACGGCAGGCCTCGACCTGATCCACCGCCTGGAGCCCGACGCCGAGGCGCACTGTGTGGCGACGCCGCTGATGGTCAAGGCGGACGGCACCAAGTTCGGCAAGTCCGAGGGCGGCGCCATCTGGCTCGACCCGGAGATGACGACGCCGTACGCGTTCTACCAGTTCTGGCTGAACGTGGACGACCGGGACATCTCGACGTACATGCGCATCCTGTCCTTCCAGTCTCCGGAGGAGCTGGAGGCGCTGGAGGCGCAGACCGCCGAGCGTCCGCAGGCGCGGGCCGCGCAGCGCGCGCTCGCCGAGGAGCTGACGAGGCTGGTGCACGGCGCCGAGCAGACCGCCGCCGTGATCGCCGCGTCCAAGGCCCTTTTCGGCCAGGGCGAGCTGGGTGAGCTGGACGAGCGGACGCTGGGCGCGGCCCTCTCCGAGGTGCCGCACATCCAGGTCGCCGAGGCGGGGCCGGTCATCGACCTGTTCGCCGAGGTCGGACTGGTGGCCAGCAAGTCGGCCGCGCGGCGCACGGTGAAGGAGGGCGGCGCCTACGTGAACAACGCGAAGGTCACCGCCGAGGACGCGGTTCCCGCGAAGGAGGACCTGCTGCACGGGCGGTGGCTGGTACTGCGCCGGGGCAAGAAGAACCTCGCGGCGGTGGAGGTCACCGGCTGACCGGGCCGTAGGTGTCCGAGCACGTGTGAAGGGGGCGGCCCGATCGACAGGGCCGCCCCCTTCACACGTACCGTCAGGCCCGCTGTCTCTTGCCGCGCATCATCGAGTACGCCATGTCGCCCAGGAACACGATCACGACGGCCGCCGCGAGTTGGAGCGCGTGCCGGCCCCAGTCGATGCCACTCGTCTCGTCGATGCCGAGACCTCGTGCGATCGCGTTGCCGATGACGGCACCGATGATGCCGAAGATGGTCGTCAGCCAGAGCGGGCTGTGTTGCTTGCCCGGAATGATCGCCTTGGCCAGCAGACCCAGCACGAATCCCACGATGATCGCCCACAACCAGCCCATGGATGCCTCCTCGTACGGCTCTACGTGAGCATTACGCCCAGTGTCGGGCCGTTCGCGCTACGGCGCATGTCGGGGACCCCGGTACGCGGTACGGCGCAGCCGGGTCACCCTCGCGGAAGGTGCCCCGGTCTCGTAGGCGACGCAGGCGCGGCGTAACGTGGAAGTGGTCCGGGCCTGGTTCCCCGACCGGGTTCGACGCAGGGTACGGGCCGGGGCGTGTCCGATTCGGGTGGATGGTGGAACGTGATGCGGAAGCGGAGCAACAGCGGTGGCGCCCAGGTCTTCCGGATCACCGGGGCCCGGCAGGGGCTCGCGGACGATGTCCGTGCCAGACAGCGTCGGTACGTCATCTCCATGTCCGTGCGGACGGTGGCCGTGGTCCTCGCGGCGGTGCTCTGGAACGTCGAACGGCACGTCGCGTTCGTGGCGCTGGTACTCGGCATGGTTCTGCCCTACATCTCCGTGGTGATCGCCAACGCGGGCCGCGAGAACGCGCCTGGACTTCCGTCGACGTTCGTGACGGTTCCGGTGCGGCCGATGATCACGCCGCCGCGGTCGGAAGAGGGCTTCGCGGAATCCGCAGCGGAAGACGCCGGGGGCGATCAGGGGGCCGGTATGCGGGGTAATCGGCACGAGCATTCCTGACCAAAAGTCAGTCCGAACAGCGTTGCCAAGCTCAAGAAAAGCTCAGATCAATCATGAAGTTCCGGTGCCGGTCGGACGGTTACCCATGACATACTTCGTACGCGCTCCGCATCCCCCGTCGGAGCGACAGACCGACGCCGGGCAGCTCCCCCCGTGGCTGCTCGGCGTCGCCTTTTTGAGCCCTGTTTCCGCCGGGTTAGGGTCAGCAGATGATCGGCTCCGACCCTGATTCCCCCATCTGTTCCGCCAAGGCATGCCGGGCGGACGCGGAGTGGGTGCTCGCCTGGAACAACCCGAAACTGCACACGCCCGAGCGACGGAAGACGTGGCTGGCGTGCGAGGAGCATCGCGAGCACTTGTCGCAGTTCCTGGGGGTGCGGGGGTTCCTGAAGGACGTGGTGCGGTTGGAGGCGTGGGAGTCTCCGGACAGCTGAGCCCGCTCCAGGCCGGTTCAGCCCGGTTCAGCCCCCGATCGCCGACATCGGCCTGTCCGGCTGGATGAAGGTCGGGTCGTCGAGGCCCGCGCCCGCCTTCTTGCCCCACATCGCCTCGCGCCAGATGCGGGCGATCTCCTCGTCCGGGGCGCCGGAGCGGAGGGCCGCGCGGAGGTCCGTCTCCTCGCGGGCGAAGAGGCAGTTGCGGATCTGGCCGTCGGCCGTCAGACGGGTGCGGTCGCAGGCGGCGCAGAACGGGCGGGTGACGGAGGCGATGACGCCGACTCGGTGCGGGCCGCCGTCGACCAGCCAGCGCTCGGCGGGGGCCGAACCGCGTTCGTCGGTGCCCTCCTCCGTCAGCTCGAAGCGGGTGCGCAGCGAGGTGAGGATGTCACCGGCGGTGACCATGCCCTCGCGCTTCCAGCCGTGCTGGGCGTCCAGGGGCATCTGCTCGATGAAGCGCAGTTCGTAGTCGTGGTCGACCGCCCAGGCGAGGAGGTCCGGGGCCTCGTCCTCGTTGAAGCCCGGCATCAGCACCGCGTTGACCTTGACGGGGGTCAGGCCGGCCTCGCGGGCGGCTTCCAGGCCCGCGATGACGTCCTTGTGGCGGTCGCGCCGGGTGAGGGTCCTGAAGACGTCCGGGCGGAGGGTGTCCAGGGAGACGTTGACGCGGTCCAGGCCCGCCGCCTTCAGGGCGGTCGCCGTGCGGCCCAGGCCGATGCCGTTCGTCGTCAGGGACATCTGGGGGCGCGGGGCCAGGGCGGCCACCCGCTCCACGATGCCTACCAGGCCCGGGCGCAGCAGCGGCTCGCCGCCGGTGAAGCGGACCTCTTCGATGCCCAGGATGCGGACGGCTATGTCTATGAGGCGGACGATCTCGTCGTCCGTGAGCAGGTCCGGCTTGGCCAGCCACTGCAGGCCCTCCTCGGGCATGCAGTACGTGCACCGCAGGTTGCAGCGGTCGGTCAGGGAGACGCGCAGATCGGTGGCGACTCGGCCGTAGGTGTCGATGAGCACGTGGGCCCCCTCCCTCGTAGCGGATCACGTGGGTAAAAGTTTCTCCTGCACCTGCGAGCCTACGTGACCCCACCGACAACGAGGCCTGCCCGATGCCACAGGATGCGGCGCGGGGCCGCCGTAGATCCCTACGACGGCCCCGCGCGATGCCTTGCCGGCGAACCGGCTGACGAACGCCTAGTGCGCTCCGGTGCCCGTGAGTGACCGCACCTCCAGCTCCGCGTACTTGCCGGTGTCGGGCTCCTCCTTGGAGAGGACCGTGCCGAGCCAGCCCATGAGGAAGCCGAACGGGATGGAGATGATGCCGGGGTTCTTCAGCGGGAACCAGTGGAAGTCGACGTCCGGGAACATCGCCTTCGGGTCGCCGGAGACGACCGGTGAGAACAGCACCAGGCCGACCGCCACGATCAGGCCGCCGTAGATCGACCACAGGGCGCCCTGGGTGGTGAACCTCTTCCAGAACAGGCTGTAGAGGATCGTGGGCAGGTTGGCGGACGCGGCGACCGCGAACGCCAGTGCGACCAGGCCGGCCACGTTGAGGTCGCGGGCGAGGGCGCCCAGGGCGATGGAGACGATGCCGATGAAGACGGTGGACCAGCGGGCCGCCTTCATCTCCTCCTTCTCGGTGGCCTGCCCCTTGCGGATGACGTTGGCGTAGATGTCGTGCGCGAAGGACGACGACGAGGCCAGCGTGAGACCGGCGACGACGGCGAGGATCGTCGCGAAGGCGACCGCCGAGATCGTCGCGAGCAGTACCGCGCCCCAGGCGGAGTCGACGCCGCCGATGTGCAGGGCGAGCAGTGGCGCGGCCGTGTTGCCCGACGGGTTGGAGTCGGTGATCTCTTTCTGGTCGATCAGTGCGGCGGCGCCGAAGCCGAGCGCGATCGTCATCAGGTAGAAGCCGCCGATGATGCCGATCGCCCAGTTCACGGACTTCCGGGCGGCCTTGGCCGTGGGCACCGTGTAGAAGCGGATCAGGATGTGCGGCAGACCTGCGGTGCCGAGGACCAGGGCGATGCCCAGGGAGATGAAGTCCAGCTTGGTGGTGCCGCTGGCGCCGTACTGGAGGCCGGGCTCCAGGAAGGCATCGCCCTTGCCGCTGCGTTCGGCGGCGGTGCCGAGCAGATCGGAGATGTTGAAGTTGAACTTCAGCAGCACCAGGAACGTAATGAGGATCGTGCCGCTGATGAGCAGCACGGCCTTGACCATCTGGACCCAGGTGGTGCCCTTCATACCGCCGATGGAGACGTACACGATCATCAGGACGCCGACGAGGGCGACGATGGCGACCTTGCCCGCGTCGGAGGTGATGCCGAGGAGGAGCGAGACGAGGACGCCCGCACCGGCCATCTGGGCCAGCAGGTAGAAGATCGAGACGACGATCGTCGACGTGCCGGCGGCGGTTCGGACCGGGCGCTGGCGCATGCGGTACGCGAGGACGTCACCCATGGTGTAGCGGCCCGAGTTGCGCAGGGGCTCGGCCACCAGGAGCAGGGCGACCAGCCAGGCGACGAGGAAGCCGATGGAGTACAGGAAGCCGTCGTACCCGAAGAGGGCGATGGCGCCCGCGATGCCGAGGAAGGACGCGGCGGACATGTAGTCGCCGGAGACCGCGAGGCCGTTCTGGAAGGCGCTGAACTGACGCCCACCGGCGTAGAAGTCGGCGGCGCTCTTGGTCTGGCGGCCCGCCCAGACGGTGATGAAGAGGGTCGCGACGACGAACACCGCGAACAGGGAGATGATCAGTGGCCGATGCTCGCCGGCCTCGCCCGCGGCGAGAACACTCTGCTGTACGGGGCTCATGCGCCGCCCTCCATCCGGGACTTGATCGCCTCACCCTTCGGGTCGAGGTTCGCGGAGGAGTACCGCGCGTACCACCAGGCGATGAGGAACGTGGTGACGAACTGGGCGATGCCCAGCACGAAGGCGACGTTGATGTGGCCGACGAGCTTGGTGCCCATGAAGCCGCCCGCGTAGTTCGACAGCAGGACGTACAGCAGGTACCAGGCGATGAAGCCGACGGTCAGCGGGAAGGCGAAGGAGCGGTGGGCACGGCGCAGTTCACCGAACTCAGCGCTCTGCTGGACCTCGACGAACTCCTCCGTGGAGGGGAAGTGGCGCTCTGTCTTCGAGGGGGGCGGTGCGTCGGTAGCCACGGAGTCTCCTCGCGTTGCGGGTGCCGTCACGGCGGTGGACGGGGGTGCGTGGTCGTTCGGGGACGGGGTCGGACTGGGTACGGACATGACTCTTCTCTGACCTCGCGGTGATCTGGATCACAGGGGGTCGGCTCGCGATGGTAGGGCCCCCACGCGTGATCCGACAGGGGCCCGATGGTCCTCGTGCTCCCTGCCCAAGGTCACGGCGCCACGCGAGGAGCGGTTCAACTCGCCGCGGTTCTTTCCGAACTGGTCTCCGGAAGTCATTGCTGGCCAGCGGCGATGCGGGATAGCTTCGCCCTGTACCACCCGTCATGTACCTGCAAATTCGGAGGTACGGGCCTCGCGCCCGTGCCTGCCTTTTCGCGTGTACGCAACTGTT contains these protein-coding regions:
- the fabI gene encoding enoyl-ACP reductase FabI — encoded protein: MSGILKGKRVLISGVLMESSIAFHAAKLAQEQGAEIILTAFPRPTLTERIAKKLPKPTKVLELDVTNEEHLGRLADLVGAELGGLDGVVHSIGFAPQDALGGNFLNTPFESVATAMHVSAYSLKSLTMACLPLMQNGGSVVGLTFDAQYAWPQYDWMGPAKAALEATSRYVARDLGKQNIRCNLISAGPLASMAAKSIPGFGELAAVWDNRSPLEWDLKDPEPAGRGIVALLSDWFPKTTGEIIHVDGGLHAIGA
- the fabG gene encoding 3-oxoacyl-[acyl-carrier-protein] reductase, which gives rise to MSRSVLVTGGNRGIGLAIARAFADAGDKVAITYRSGEPPAGFLAVKCDITDTEQVEQAYKEIEAEHGPVEVLVANAGVTKDQLLMRMSEDDFTSVLDTNLTGTFRVVKRANRGMLRAKKGRVVLISSVVGLYGSPGQANYAASKAGLVGFARSLARELGSRNITFNVVAPGFVDTDMTKVLTDEQRAGIVAQVPLGRYAQPEEIAATVRFLASDDASYITGAVIPVDGGLGMGH
- a CDS encoding TldD/PmbA family protein: MAHEIDPSFLALPLRALADAALARARALGADHADFRFERVRSASWRLRDAKPSGSSDTTDLGYAVRVVHGGTWGFASGVDLSMDAAAKVASQAVAMAKLSAQVIKAAGSDERVELADEPVHADRTWVSSYEIDPFTVPDEEKAGLLAEWSARLLAANGVNHVDASLLTVHENKFYADTAGTVTTQQRVRLHPQFTAVSVDESSGEFDSMRTIAPPVGRGWEYLTGRGWDWDSELEQIPELLAEKMRAPSVEAGLYDLVVDPSNLWLTIHESIGHATELDRALGYEAAYAGTSFATFDQLGKLRYGSELMNVTGDRTAEHGLATIGYDDEGVAGQSWDLVKGGTLVGYQLDRRIAKLTGFERSNGCAYADSPGHVPVQRMANVSLQPDPGGLATEDLIGGVDRGIYVVGDRSWSIDMQRYNFQFTGQRFFKIENGRITGQLRDVAYQATTTDFWGSMAAVGGPQTYVLGGAFNCGKAQPGQVAAVSHGCPSALFKGVNILNTTQEAGR
- a CDS encoding metallopeptidase TldD-related protein, with the protein product MSARLIKPHEIVERALELSRADGCVVIADEESTANLRWAGNALTTNGVTRGRTLTVVATVAGKQGTASGVVSRAAVTADELEPLVRAAEAAARGAGPAEDAQALVGGVPESPDFTDAPAETSSAVFADFAPALGEAFARARAGGRELYGFANHELVSSYVGTSTGLRLRHDQPNGTLELNAKSPDRTRSAWAGRSTRDFKDVDPAALDAELAVRLGWAERRIELPAGRYETLLPPTAVADLLIYQMWSASARDAAEGRTVFSKPGGGTRIGERLTELPLTLRSDPNEPGLEASPFLLAHSSGDDQSVFDNGLPLSATEWIREGELNRLITSRHTAGLTGLPVSPAIGNIVLDGGEDKSLEEMVANTERGLLLTCLWYIREVDPATLLLTGLTRDGVYLIENGEVGGEVNNFRFNESPVNLLGRAVEAGRTEKTLPREWSDWFTRAAMPALRVPDFNMSSVSQGV
- the tyrS gene encoding tyrosine--tRNA ligase, whose translation is MTDIVDELKWRGLFALSTDEDALRKALADGPVTFYCGFDPTAASLHVGHLVQVLTMRRLQQAGLRPLALVGGATGQIGDPRPTAERTLNDPETVANWVNRLRAQIEPFLSFEGENAAVMVNNLDWTAGLSAIEFLRDIGKHFRVNKMLTKDSVARRLESQEGISYTEFSYQLLQGMDFLELYRRYGCTLQQGGSDQWGNLTAGLDLIHRLEPDAEAHCVATPLMVKADGTKFGKSEGGAIWLDPEMTTPYAFYQFWLNVDDRDISTYMRILSFQSPEELEALEAQTAERPQARAAQRALAEELTRLVHGAEQTAAVIAASKALFGQGELGELDERTLGAALSEVPHIQVAEAGPVIDLFAEVGLVASKSAARRTVKEGGAYVNNAKVTAEDAVPAKEDLLHGRWLVLRRGKKNLAAVEVTG
- a CDS encoding GlsB/YeaQ/YmgE family stress response membrane protein encodes the protein MGWLWAIIVGFVLGLLAKAIIPGKQHSPLWLTTIFGIIGAVIGNAIARGLGIDETSGIDWGRHALQLAAAVVIVFLGDMAYSMMRGKRQRA
- a CDS encoding DUF3099 domain-containing protein; amino-acid sequence: MRKRSNSGGAQVFRITGARQGLADDVRARQRRYVISMSVRTVAVVLAAVLWNVERHVAFVALVLGMVLPYISVVIANAGRENAPGLPSTFVTVPVRPMITPPRSEEGFAESAAEDAGGDQGAGMRGNRHEHS
- the moaA gene encoding GTP 3',8-cyclase MoaA, giving the protein MLIDTYGRVATDLRVSLTDRCNLRCTYCMPEEGLQWLAKPDLLTDDEIVRLIDIAVRILGIEEVRFTGGEPLLRPGLVGIVERVAALAPRPQMSLTTNGIGLGRTATALKAAGLDRVNVSLDTLRPDVFRTLTRRDRHKDVIAGLEAAREAGLTPVKVNAVLMPGFNEDEAPDLLAWAVDHDYELRFIEQMPLDAQHGWKREGMVTAGDILTSLRTRFELTEEGTDERGSAPAERWLVDGGPHRVGVIASVTRPFCAACDRTRLTADGQIRNCLFAREETDLRAALRSGAPDEEIARIWREAMWGKKAGAGLDDPTFIQPDRPMSAIGG
- a CDS encoding solute symporter family protein, yielding MSPVQQSVLAAGEAGEHRPLIISLFAVFVVATLFITVWAGRQTKSAADFYAGGRQFSAFQNGLAVSGDYMSAASFLGIAGAIALFGYDGFLYSIGFLVAWLVALLLVAEPLRNSGRYTMGDVLAYRMRQRPVRTAAGTSTIVVSIFYLLAQMAGAGVLVSLLLGITSDAGKVAIVALVGVLMIVYVSIGGMKGTTWVQMVKAVLLISGTILITFLVLLKFNFNISDLLGTAAERSGKGDAFLEPGLQYGASGTTKLDFISLGIALVLGTAGLPHILIRFYTVPTAKAARKSVNWAIGIIGGFYLMTIALGFGAAALIDQKEITDSNPSGNTAAPLLALHIGGVDSAWGAVLLATISAVAFATILAVVAGLTLASSSSFAHDIYANVIRKGQATEKEEMKAARWSTVFIGIVSIALGALARDLNVAGLVALAFAVAASANLPTILYSLFWKRFTTQGALWSIYGGLIVAVGLVLFSPVVSGDPKAMFPDVDFHWFPLKNPGIISIPFGFLMGWLGTVLSKEEPDTGKYAELEVRSLTGTGAH
- a CDS encoding DUF485 domain-containing protein yields the protein MATDAPPPSKTERHFPSTEEFVEVQQSAEFGELRRAHRSFAFPLTVGFIAWYLLYVLLSNYAGGFMGTKLVGHINVAFVLGIAQFVTTFLIAWWYARYSSANLDPKGEAIKSRMEGGA